In a genomic window of Acidimicrobiia bacterium:
- a CDS encoding S1 RNA-binding domain-containing protein, with protein sequence MTVKHVAIDGSNLATEGRTLPSLQQLDEAVRSFVDEFAPTTVTVIVDASFPNRIDASERDAFEAALSAGELISPPAGVIGRGDAFLLQIADRAGAVVLSNDSFQEFHGQYGWLFDQGRLVGGKPVPHVGWVFMDRSPVRGPLSRRSVSDAKKAAKPVPAKAAPPKKAPAKVLSGRTPKRGANDTARRAAGAKAAAGAKAAAGAKAATVAARPTSRSQGGRSVGTSASAAAIQPYNEALPFIEFVAAHPVGTLVSGEVERFASHGAYVMAGGARCYLPLAHLADPPPRSARDALSMGQPYEFLVCAFDTPRRGVDLAIPGVVVVAVGDTAVTASASGSVTHMNKEAQVAAAKKAVKRKAPAKKKAVARKAPARKKAVARKAPARKKAVARKAPAKKKAVARKAPAKKKAVARKAPAKKKAVARKAPARRRR encoded by the coding sequence ATGACAGTGAAGCACGTCGCAATCGACGGTTCCAACCTCGCAACAGAGGGGCGCACCCTGCCGAGCTTGCAACAGCTCGACGAGGCCGTGCGTTCCTTCGTCGACGAGTTCGCGCCTACGACGGTGACCGTAATCGTCGACGCAAGTTTTCCGAACCGCATCGACGCGTCGGAACGCGACGCATTCGAAGCAGCGCTCAGTGCCGGTGAATTGATTTCCCCACCCGCTGGGGTGATCGGTCGAGGCGATGCATTCCTGCTGCAGATCGCCGACCGCGCCGGTGCGGTGGTGCTGTCCAACGACTCATTCCAAGAGTTCCACGGGCAGTACGGCTGGCTCTTCGATCAGGGTCGTCTCGTGGGAGGTAAGCCCGTACCGCATGTGGGCTGGGTATTCATGGACCGCTCGCCGGTGCGGGGCCCCCTCAGCCGCCGTTCGGTGAGCGACGCCAAGAAGGCAGCCAAACCGGTGCCCGCGAAGGCCGCTCCCCCCAAGAAGGCTCCGGCCAAGGTGCTCTCGGGGCGGACGCCGAAGCGGGGGGCCAACGACACGGCCCGTCGTGCCGCCGGGGCGAAGGCTGCTGCCGGGGCGAAGGCTGCTGCCGGGGCGAAGGCTGCCACGGTTGCGGCGAGGCCCACCTCTCGTTCGCAAGGTGGGCGGAGCGTCGGCACGAGCGCCAGTGCGGCGGCGATCCAGCCGTACAACGAAGCGCTGCCTTTTATCGAGTTCGTGGCCGCCCATCCCGTAGGCACGCTGGTGTCGGGCGAGGTTGAGCGGTTCGCCTCTCATGGCGCCTACGTGATGGCCGGCGGAGCGCGGTGCTACTTGCCGCTGGCTCACCTGGCCGACCCGCCACCCCGCAGCGCCCGTGACGCGCTCAGCATGGGGCAGCCCTATGAGTTCTTGGTCTGTGCGTTCGACACCCCGCGCCGCGGTGTCGACCTGGCCATACCTGGTGTCGTCGTTGTTGCGGTGGGAGACACCGCTGTAACGGCTTCGGCAAGCGGTTCCGTAACCCATATGAATAAGGAGGCACAGGTGGCAGCTGCAAAAAAAGCAGTGAAGCGAAAGGCTCCGGCCAAGAAGAAGGCCGTAGCGCGTAAGGCTCCGGCCCGGAAGAAGGCTGTGGCGCGCAAGGCTCCGGCCCGGAAGAAGGCTGTGGCGCGTAAGGCTCCGGCCAAGAAGAAGGCTGTGGCGCGCAAGGCTCCGGCCAAGAAGAAGGCTGTGGCGCGTAAGGCTCCGGCCAAGAAGAAGGCTGTGGCGCGTAAGGCTCCGGCCCGCAGGCGCCGCTGA